Proteins found in one Nostoc sp. NIES-3756 genomic segment:
- a CDS encoding ExbD/TolR family protein has protein sequence MRLQDEPDIPAQINIVPMIDVIFAILTFFIMSTLFLTRSEGLPVNLPKAATAKQQQVPAKITITLDEQGAVSLNRQPILVDSLAQQLRNLVGANQEALVIINADERVGHGKVVAVMDQVRQVQGAKLAIATQKQ, from the coding sequence ATGCGTCTACAAGATGAACCGGATATTCCCGCACAGATTAACATTGTGCCGATGATTGATGTGATTTTTGCGATATTGACATTTTTTATCATGTCAACATTGTTTTTAACTCGCTCAGAAGGCTTACCAGTCAATTTACCCAAAGCTGCGACCGCAAAACAACAGCAAGTACCCGCAAAAATTACTATCACGCTAGACGAACAAGGAGCGGTAAGTTTAAATCGTCAACCAATTCTCGTAGATTCTCTGGCTCAACAGTTGCGTAATTTGGTTGGTGCGAATCAAGAAGCCTTAGTAATTATTAATGCTGATGAAAGAGTAGGACACGGTAAAGTAGTGGCAGTGATGGATCAGGTGCGTCAGGTACAGGGAGCAAAATTAGCGATCGCCACCCAAAAACAATAA
- a CDS encoding MotA/TolQ/ExbB proton channel family protein — protein MGLQNLFAAGGVVMWPLLGFSVLAVALIVERVKFWLKVNRRQQRVVREVLNLYRLDNVVGAIDKLKKNIDLPLARIFLSALELEEPTPEEFRLALESEAQAEIPLLKRFQNIFDTIIGLAPLLGLLGTVLGLITSFASLDIGDVGGTKTAGVTAGISEALVSTAAGLIVAIFTLFFANTFRGLYTRQMALFQEYGGQLELLYRRRYERGEKTYASTR, from the coding sequence ATGGGACTACAAAATCTGTTTGCAGCAGGCGGCGTGGTAATGTGGCCGTTGTTGGGCTTTTCTGTGTTGGCGGTAGCATTGATTGTTGAACGAGTTAAGTTTTGGCTGAAAGTTAACCGCCGTCAACAGCGTGTGGTGAGGGAAGTTTTAAACCTCTATCGACTAGATAATGTGGTTGGAGCTATTGATAAACTCAAGAAAAATATAGACTTACCACTAGCGCGGATATTTTTGTCGGCGTTAGAACTAGAAGAACCCACACCAGAAGAATTTCGACTAGCATTAGAAAGCGAAGCCCAAGCAGAGATACCTCTACTCAAACGCTTTCAAAATATTTTCGATACTATTATCGGTTTAGCGCCCCTACTCGGTTTGCTTGGTACAGTATTAGGTTTGATTACTTCCTTTGCATCCTTGGATATTGGTGATGTGGGAGGTACAAAGACAGCAGGTGTAACGGCTGGGATTAGTGAGGCGCTGGTATCTACAGCCGCAGGATTGATAGTAGCTATCTTTACACTTTTCTTCGCTAACACCTTTCGTGGACTTTATACGCGACAAATGGCACTATTTCAAGAGTATGGTGGTCAATTAGAATTACTTTATCGCCGACGCTACGAGAGAGGAGAGAAAACCTATGCGTCTACAAGATGA